The Salinispora tropica CNB-440 genome has a window encoding:
- a CDS encoding RHS repeat-associated core domain-containing protein: MVGVLVASLVGGVPPALAAPAAEPESEQRPTPVPVSAVVSKPKPLPGMPVFTPEPVVWPTEGSAVVDLPLSRDQSRRVRGAVKPGGLPVGVTAVDDDATDVLSGQALADAADASELPARVRVEVLDRKAAQRAGVPLALRVDRVDGGGRGRAEVRVDYSSFAHAYGGDWAWRLRLATMPACVLTTPEAAECGQVRWLDSVNDGAAGVVTAEVDLAASALEPQSGRLAGSDAAGSAAGQIVVLAAAGSSTEAGDFSKTDLKASSSWAAGGNSADFTYSYPMEVPTVPGDLVPEVSLGYSSGSVDGQTAGSNTQPSKFGEGWNYTPGFIERTYRPCVDDSESELSPHWTSLASTGDLCWRQPNAQIMLNGTSSEIVLGSDGKWRLADDDGSRVELLTGAPNSDNNGEHWRVTTTDGTEYWFGREKLPNGKGNMNSTAVAPVFANHSHEPCFSSSSVGSSRCQQAWRWMLDYVVDRNGNEISYWYGRETVRTGLRNSASSTAQYHREVYLKRIEYGTHAADASSVVAPARVVFTNSDRCVTTSCGTRNEANWPDTPWDLECTVSASSCSNNLTPSFWSSKRVSKISTQVLTSGSYSTVDEWAIGHQFPSAPGSPVLWLSSITRTGKTAGGSITLPALTTYGTRMQNRADYDPDASMQSHEKYRVTRLRTESGGQVDVTYADTDTGCRFGSAFPDPDHNSKRCFPQYYTNPSGQTGWSWWHKRIVSKVVESDLVGGSAPITTEYGYSTANSSTSVLWAHSDGAAVWAAPLAKRSWADWAGYTNVTVKRGSGSGTRSQTDYLYLRGLHGDYISSGTRTASVTPFDSVVGGGAATDAEYRRGHLLNERTYDRAGGSVVQIVKHDPWTVTTGTRTLSTTWAVPNVHKSYITRVDDEIRWEWVDGAWSRRSLVRTSYDSTLGRVVSVSDEGGPATDDQTCVTYTYADNPSTHKYDFVKQETLRAAGCSETLGELLGDTRYYYDGLAHGGAPGRGNVTKTGHYVDDAWVIASQNVVYDSHGQVTSSTDVANRTTTTVYTENSDRLTTTVTVTNPAGHTSTSSFDVTRAVPLTVTDANNKVTTGTYDAVGRLLSVTRPGNTTGTPDVEYAYTLSKTAPSWVRTRALGPNGNQITSYEIYDGLLQHRQTQATAADGKRVITENVYDERGLTAKESTFWNTDSTPTSTLVTAADSAIERQTRYTYDGRDRQTAAETWSRDTYRWKTTTAYTWNSTTVTPPAGSYPTRDIVDDHGRVAEKRQYHTANTAGAFDQTTYGYNLRGDLTSIVDPAGNTWSYTYDLRGRRTQAVDPDAGTTSTDYHDTGTVKTVTDGRGSTLYYSYDDLDRRTGVRDGSATGRLMAAWTYDTLAKGQPTSSTRYDTDALAYTSSVDSYDDGYRPLSSTVIIPASTANSTLAGAYTTTTTYKPNGAVATQSLPGVGGLPAETLTHTYTSQGLLTSMASGEQTYLADIDYAYDTLPYRTYLGDNDNRVRLTTQHGTSVRRLLDARVQTENPTTPGTWDDKFSTQYAYQDNGLISVIAGKTDGQRDQVECFTYDHQQRLTEAWTEATWNCATPQRAGADPYWRQWTFDTIGNRLTQVDKNPAAGDTTWTYTSPNPGQARPHTVTDVTATGPQAATPTRAFTYDDAGNTLTRTTPTGDTQTLTWNPEGRLDTLSENGDITSYLYDANGARLLTRDPDKTTLYLGHTQLELSTGSTQADGTRYYDGYAIRDTTGLKWTVNNHQGTGQVQIDAGTLTTQRRRLMPYGESRGTPPSPWLGTRGYVGGTTDPTGLTHLGAREYDPTLGRFISVDPIIESTNLQQMHGYAYANNSPITFSDPSGLYYEEGVNGDGRRAYITKKKIKITGKPIKRPSAQLRHRFNSTYRAIRKIQKVVKAAIYIKVDRPDGKKGFDVSAIDVANNVGAGLQHVKSRAVNLRGFGNTADSRRRNAFAVQTRFRKDGRVRALDRVTGARYFSRAGFVMMAVDGVFTYSDERKDGASEAAAATVAGAGAVGGMAGAWVGAQAGAAIGTAVGGPVGTLVGGAVGALAGGIIASEVGKGLGREVSSWF, encoded by the coding sequence ATGGTGGGGGTGTTGGTGGCGTCGCTGGTAGGCGGGGTGCCGCCGGCGTTGGCTGCCCCCGCCGCAGAGCCAGAGTCGGAACAGCGTCCGACACCGGTGCCGGTGTCGGCGGTGGTGAGCAAACCGAAGCCGTTGCCGGGAATGCCGGTGTTCACGCCGGAGCCGGTGGTCTGGCCGACTGAGGGGTCGGCGGTGGTCGATTTGCCGCTGTCGAGAGATCAGTCGCGGCGTGTGCGGGGGGCGGTGAAGCCGGGTGGTTTGCCCGTTGGGGTGACGGCGGTGGACGACGATGCGACGGATGTGTTGTCGGGCCAAGCGTTGGCCGATGCGGCGGATGCCTCGGAGCTGCCGGCTCGGGTGCGGGTCGAGGTGTTGGATCGGAAGGCGGCGCAGCGGGCGGGTGTGCCGCTCGCGTTGCGGGTCGATCGTGTGGATGGTGGCGGGCGGGGACGCGCTGAGGTGCGGGTGGACTATTCGTCGTTCGCGCACGCCTATGGGGGTGACTGGGCGTGGCGGTTGCGGTTGGCGACGATGCCGGCGTGCGTGTTGACCACGCCGGAGGCAGCGGAGTGTGGGCAGGTTCGGTGGTTGGATTCGGTCAATGACGGTGCCGCGGGCGTGGTCACTGCTGAGGTGGACCTGGCTGCTTCCGCGCTGGAGCCGCAGAGCGGTCGGTTGGCGGGGTCCGACGCGGCCGGGTCGGCTGCGGGGCAGATTGTGGTGTTGGCTGCGGCTGGGTCCTCGACGGAGGCTGGGGACTTTTCGAAGACAGATCTGAAGGCGTCGTCGTCGTGGGCAGCTGGCGGTAACTCCGCGGATTTCACCTACTCGTACCCGATGGAGGTGCCGACGGTGCCGGGTGACCTGGTACCGGAGGTGAGTCTGGGGTACAGCTCGGGTTCGGTGGACGGGCAGACGGCGGGGTCGAACACTCAGCCGTCGAAGTTTGGGGAGGGGTGGAACTACACCCCGGGGTTCATCGAGCGTACCTACCGTCCGTGCGTGGACGACTCCGAAAGTGAACTGTCGCCACACTGGACGTCGTTGGCGTCGACGGGGGACCTGTGTTGGCGGCAGCCCAACGCGCAGATCATGCTCAACGGCACGTCCAGCGAGATCGTGCTCGGCAGCGACGGGAAGTGGCGGCTGGCCGACGACGACGGGTCGCGGGTGGAGTTGCTTACCGGTGCTCCTAACAGTGACAACAACGGTGAGCACTGGCGGGTGACCACGACGGACGGGACGGAGTACTGGTTCGGTCGGGAGAAGCTGCCCAATGGTAAGGGAAACATGAACTCGACCGCGGTGGCGCCGGTTTTTGCGAACCATTCGCACGAGCCGTGTTTCAGTAGTTCGTCGGTGGGATCGTCGCGGTGTCAGCAGGCATGGCGGTGGATGCTTGACTATGTGGTGGACCGTAACGGTAACGAGATTTCGTACTGGTATGGCCGGGAGACGGTTCGGACGGGGTTGAGGAATTCGGCGTCGTCGACGGCTCAGTATCACCGTGAGGTGTATCTGAAGCGGATCGAGTACGGCACTCACGCAGCTGACGCGTCGAGTGTGGTGGCGCCGGCGCGGGTGGTGTTCACCAACTCGGACCGGTGTGTGACGACGTCGTGTGGTACGCGCAACGAGGCGAACTGGCCCGACACTCCGTGGGATCTGGAGTGCACGGTGTCGGCGTCGAGTTGCTCGAACAATCTGACGCCGAGTTTCTGGTCGAGTAAGCGGGTATCGAAGATCTCGACGCAGGTGTTGACGAGCGGCTCGTATTCGACGGTGGATGAGTGGGCGATCGGACATCAGTTCCCGTCGGCGCCCGGATCACCGGTGTTGTGGCTGTCGAGCATCACGCGTACGGGCAAGACGGCGGGTGGCTCGATCACGCTGCCTGCGTTGACAACGTACGGCACGAGGATGCAGAACCGGGCTGACTATGACCCGGACGCGTCGATGCAGTCGCATGAGAAGTATCGGGTCACCAGGCTGCGGACCGAGTCCGGTGGCCAGGTTGATGTCACCTACGCCGACACGGACACCGGGTGCCGGTTCGGGTCCGCGTTCCCGGATCCGGATCACAACTCGAAGCGGTGCTTCCCGCAGTACTACACCAACCCGTCGGGGCAGACGGGCTGGTCGTGGTGGCACAAACGGATTGTGTCCAAGGTTGTCGAGTCCGACCTAGTGGGAGGTTCCGCACCGATCACGACCGAGTACGGGTATTCGACGGCGAACTCCTCCACCAGCGTGTTGTGGGCTCACTCGGACGGGGCTGCGGTGTGGGCGGCACCGCTGGCGAAGCGGTCCTGGGCTGATTGGGCCGGCTACACCAACGTCACCGTCAAAAGGGGCTCGGGTTCGGGTACCCGGTCGCAGACCGACTACCTGTACCTGCGGGGCCTGCACGGCGACTACATTTCCTCGGGAACCCGCACCGCGTCGGTGACACCGTTCGACTCGGTCGTCGGTGGAGGCGCGGCCACGGACGCCGAGTACCGGCGGGGGCATCTCCTCAACGAGCGTACCTATGACCGGGCTGGCGGCAGCGTGGTGCAGATCGTCAAGCACGACCCGTGGACGGTGACGACCGGTACTCGGACGCTGTCGACGACGTGGGCGGTGCCGAACGTGCACAAGTCCTACATCACCCGGGTCGACGACGAGATCCGGTGGGAATGGGTCGACGGGGCCTGGTCACGGCGGTCGCTGGTGCGCACCAGCTACGACTCCACGCTGGGCCGGGTGGTATCGGTGTCGGACGAGGGCGGACCCGCGACCGACGACCAGACCTGCGTCACGTACACGTACGCGGACAACCCGTCAACGCACAAGTACGACTTCGTCAAGCAGGAAACCCTGCGGGCCGCGGGTTGCAGTGAGACGCTAGGCGAGCTGCTCGGCGACACCCGCTACTACTACGACGGGCTCGCCCACGGCGGCGCACCGGGACGGGGCAACGTCACCAAGACTGGCCACTACGTCGATGACGCTTGGGTCATCGCCTCGCAGAACGTGGTCTACGACTCCCACGGTCAGGTCACCTCGTCCACCGACGTAGCGAACCGGACCACCACCACGGTCTACACGGAGAACTCCGACCGGCTGACCACCACGGTCACGGTCACGAACCCGGCCGGTCACACGAGCACCAGCAGCTTCGACGTCACGCGTGCCGTCCCATTGACAGTCACCGATGCCAACAACAAGGTGACAACCGGCACCTACGACGCGGTGGGTCGGCTGCTGTCGGTAACCCGGCCCGGCAACACCACCGGTACTCCCGATGTCGAATACGCCTACACCCTGTCGAAAACCGCACCATCCTGGGTGCGCACGCGGGCGTTGGGCCCGAACGGCAACCAGATCACCTCGTACGAGATCTACGACGGGCTGCTGCAACACCGCCAAACCCAGGCCACCGCCGCTGACGGCAAGCGGGTCATCACCGAGAACGTTTACGACGAGCGCGGGCTGACAGCTAAGGAATCCACCTTCTGGAACACCGACTCCACGCCGACGTCTACCCTCGTCACCGCCGCTGACTCCGCCATCGAGCGACAGACCCGCTACACCTACGACGGGCGAGACCGGCAAACCGCCGCGGAAACCTGGTCACGGGACACGTACAGGTGGAAGACGACCACCGCGTACACGTGGAATTCCACCACCGTCACCCCACCCGCCGGGTCCTACCCCACCCGCGACATCGTCGACGACCACGGCCGGGTCGCCGAGAAGCGGCAGTACCACACGGCAAACACGGCGGGAGCGTTCGACCAGACCACCTACGGGTACAACCTGCGCGGTGACCTGACCTCGATCGTCGACCCGGCCGGGAACACCTGGTCCTACACCTACGATCTGCGCGGCCGACGAACCCAGGCTGTCGACCCTGACGCCGGCACCACCAGCACCGACTACCACGACACCGGCACGGTGAAGACCGTCACCGACGGGCGCGGCAGCACCCTGTACTACAGCTACGACGACCTCGACCGGCGCACCGGTGTCCGCGACGGATCCGCCACCGGCCGGCTGATGGCCGCTTGGACCTACGACACCCTCGCCAAGGGCCAGCCGACCAGTTCCACCCGCTACGACACCGACGCACTGGCCTACACCAGCAGCGTCGACTCCTACGACGACGGCTACCGGCCCCTGTCCTCTACAGTCATCATCCCCGCGTCCACTGCCAACAGCACGCTCGCCGGCGCCTACACCACCACAACGACCTACAAGCCCAACGGAGCCGTCGCCACCCAAAGCCTGCCCGGTGTCGGCGGGCTGCCCGCCGAAACGCTGACCCACACCTACACCAGCCAGGGCCTACTCACCTCCATGGCCTCCGGCGAACAGACCTACCTCGCCGACATCGACTACGCCTACGACACCCTGCCCTACCGCACCTACCTCGGCGACAACGACAATCGAGTGCGACTGACCACGCAACACGGCACCAGCGTCCGCCGGCTCCTCGACGCCCGGGTGCAGACCGAGAACCCCACCACCCCGGGCACCTGGGACGACAAGTTCAGCACCCAGTACGCCTACCAGGACAATGGCCTGATCAGCGTCATCGCCGGGAAGACCGACGGCCAACGAGACCAGGTCGAATGCTTTACCTACGACCACCAACAACGCCTCACCGAAGCATGGACCGAAGCGACCTGGAACTGCGCCACCCCGCAACGCGCCGGCGCCGATCCGTACTGGCGGCAATGGACCTTCGACACCATCGGTAACCGACTCACCCAGGTCGACAAGAACCCCGCCGCCGGGGACACCACCTGGACCTACACCAGCCCCAACCCCGGCCAGGCCCGACCCCACACGGTCACCGACGTCACCGCGACCGGCCCCCAAGCCGCCACCCCCACCCGAGCGTTCACCTACGACGACGCCGGCAACACCCTCACCCGAACCACGCCCACCGGCGACACCCAAACCCTGACCTGGAACCCCGAAGGCCGCCTCGACACCCTCTCTGAAAACGGCGACATCACCAGTTACCTGTACGACGCCAACGGTGCAAGGCTCCTCACCCGCGACCCCGACAAAACCACCCTCTATCTCGGCCACACCCAACTCGAACTTTCCACCGGCAGCACCCAAGCCGACGGCACCCGCTACTACGACGGCTACGCCATCCGCGACACCACCGGCCTGAAGTGGACCGTCAACAACCACCAGGGCACCGGCCAAGTCCAGATCGACGCCGGCACCCTCACCACCCAACGCCGCCGCCTCATGCCCTATGGCGAAAGTCGCGGCACGCCACCGTCTCCCTGGCTTGGCACCCGAGGCTACGTCGGTGGCACCACCGACCCCACCGGCCTCACTCACCTCGGTGCCCGAGAATACGATCCCACCCTCGGCCGCTTCATCAGCGTTGACCCGATCATTGAGTCGACGAACCTTCAGCAGATGCATGGGTACGCCTACGCTAACAACTCTCCAATTACGTTCAGCGACCCCAGTGGCCTATATTACGAAGAGGGTGTCAATGGAGATGGCCGACGCGCCTACATCACCAAAAAGAAGATAAAGATAACCGGCAAGCCCATAAAGCGGCCGAGTGCTCAGCTTCGACACCGTTTCAACAGTACTTATCGGGCGATACGCAAGATTCAGAAAGTTGTAAAAGCTGCTATATATATCAAGGTGGATCGGCCCGATGGAAAGAAAGGGTTCGATGTTAGTGCCATTGATGTCGCCAACAATGTGGGAGCCGGCCTTCAGCATGTAAAGAGTCGGGCTGTGAATCTCCGAGGATTCGGGAATACCGCCGACTCGCGGCGACGGAATGCATTCGCTGTACAGACGCGATTCAGGAAGGATGGCAGGGTTCGCGCGCTCGACCGGGTAACCGGTGCACGGTACTTCAGTCGGGCTGGTTTTGTCATGATGGCTGTCGACGGTGTCTTCACTTATAGTGATGAGCGCAAGGATGGTGCGTCTGAAGCGGCTGCAGCTACTGTGGCAGGTGCTGGTGCGGTTGGAGGAATGGCCGGCGCTTGGGTAGGCGCGCAAGCGGGCGCTGCAATTGGCACTGCCGTCGGCGGGCCGGTGGGCACTCTCGTGGGCGGTGCAGTAGGTGCCTTGGCCGGAGGAATTATAGCAAGCGAGGTCGGCAAGGGGCTCGGGAGGGAAGTCAGTTCATGGTTCTAG
- a CDS encoding DNA polymerase domain-containing protein, with protein sequence MFASTAGRVDRCLRCRQGDRMGKVEETRDGVALTNLSQPLFDGAGATKRDLVNYLDTVRDRILPHLRERPLSVMRVRPGQPPFMQKNLPKYTPNWIPRTGVWAAASHREISYALCGDRRTLLWLANQRAVEFHPTLATVAALQRPTHLVLDLDPPEGALFEVVVAAALLVRRALAGAGLAGVVKTSGAKGVHVFVPVTGDATAEDLAAATRAIAFRAARLGPDLATTAFIREDRSGKVFIDSTRAGGATVVAVYSPRLRPGVPVSFPVPWDILPSVTPADFTIQTAPALVATGDPWADGMPTAQQLPADLVAEGRTIPVARVQAMQEGKRRARARRAAG encoded by the coding sequence ATGTTCGCGTCGACGGCCGGGCGTGTTGACCGTTGCCTCCGTTGCCGGCAGGGTGACCGGATGGGCAAGGTCGAGGAGACCCGGGACGGGGTCGCACTGACTAACCTGAGTCAGCCGCTGTTCGACGGGGCGGGCGCAACAAAGCGCGATCTGGTGAACTACCTGGACACGGTGCGCGACCGAATCTTGCCTCACCTGCGGGAACGGCCGCTGTCAGTCATGCGGGTGCGCCCCGGGCAGCCCCCGTTCATGCAGAAGAACCTGCCGAAATACACCCCGAACTGGATTCCTCGTACGGGGGTGTGGGCGGCAGCCTCGCACCGCGAGATCTCGTACGCCCTCTGCGGCGACCGACGCACACTGCTCTGGCTCGCCAATCAGCGGGCGGTGGAATTCCACCCCACCCTCGCCACGGTCGCCGCCCTGCAACGTCCGACCCACCTCGTGCTCGACCTGGACCCGCCGGAGGGCGCCCTGTTCGAGGTGGTGGTGGCCGCGGCCCTCCTGGTCCGACGGGCTCTCGCCGGTGCCGGGCTCGCCGGGGTGGTGAAGACCAGCGGCGCCAAGGGAGTGCACGTGTTCGTGCCGGTGACGGGGGATGCGACGGCAGAGGATCTGGCAGCTGCCACCCGAGCGATCGCGTTCCGGGCGGCACGCCTCGGCCCGGACCTCGCGACGACCGCCTTCATCCGGGAGGACCGGAGTGGGAAGGTCTTCATCGACTCCACCCGAGCTGGCGGGGCGACGGTGGTGGCCGTGTACAGCCCGCGGCTACGGCCGGGCGTGCCGGTTTCGTTCCCGGTGCCCTGGGACATCCTGCCCTCGGTCACGCCCGCCGACTTCACGATTCAGACCGCGCCCGCCCTGGTCGCCACCGGGGATCCGTGGGCGGACGGAATGCCCACGGCGCAACAGCTCCCGGCCGACCTGGTCGCCGAGGGGCGCACCATCCCGGTGGCCCGGGTGCAGGCGATGCAGGAGGGGAAGCGTCGGGCCCGTGCCCGGCGGGCCGCCGGCTGA
- a CDS encoding TetR/AcrR family transcriptional regulator — MTRAVPERHDNILAAAGRRFAQSGYRGTSLQDIAADVGCSKAAVLYHFADKKAILAELVARPIDQLRELDERIAAASSPAEAQRVAAEGYVDLAVQFRRETAFLRGEFPGLLEHPPFDHLQHVPERLVRAFAGHSDRPAARVAALVVLAGIAETCGEFIDLPDSELRPALLALVRRALEPVT, encoded by the coding sequence ATGACACGGGCGGTGCCCGAACGGCATGACAACATTCTCGCGGCGGCGGGGCGACGGTTTGCGCAATCCGGCTACCGGGGCACGTCGTTACAGGACATCGCGGCAGACGTGGGCTGTTCGAAGGCGGCGGTGCTCTACCACTTCGCCGACAAGAAGGCCATTCTTGCCGAACTGGTAGCCCGGCCGATCGACCAGCTACGGGAGCTCGACGAACGCATCGCAGCCGCGAGCAGCCCGGCCGAGGCACAGCGGGTCGCGGCCGAGGGCTACGTCGACCTGGCCGTCCAGTTCCGGCGCGAGACCGCGTTCCTCCGTGGGGAGTTCCCCGGCCTGCTCGAGCACCCTCCCTTCGACCACCTGCAACACGTCCCGGAACGGCTCGTCCGCGCCTTTGCCGGACACTCCGACCGCCCGGCCGCCCGGGTCGCCGCGCTGGTGGTGCTTGCGGGCATCGCCGAGACGTGCGGCGAATTCATCGATCTCCCCGATTCGGAGCTACGTCCGGCGCTACTTGCGCTGGTCCGCCGGGCACTCGAACCGGTCACCTGA
- a CDS encoding MMPL family transporter has protein sequence MSTLLYRLGRGAMRRRRLVATIWLVVLAGLGLAALTLRGPTASDFSMPGTESQQAKDLLDEQFSEASGATGTIALKAPQPGLLGTPQGQAVATEVTQEAATLPGVVTAVDPLTAQAITPDGQYGLIQVQFAEGADKVTNEEREAYEQVGAAAKAQGWQVAPGGEVLNAEPELGSSEAIGVVIAAIVLVITFGSLVAAGMTMLNALIGVGVGMAALFALSGVVELTSTAPILALMLGLAVGIDYSLFITSRYRQNLLEGLPPDEAVGRAVGTAGSAVLFAGATVVIALAGLAVVNIPFLTVMGLAAAGTVVVAVLVALTLQPALLGFAGRRVLRRRQRHHYGATPTEPGTDAPEPTAPAEDRTTFGFRWARLAIRFRVPVILVGLLGLGALALPTSDMRLALPDQGTAPVGSPARVSNDLISEGFGPGFTGRLAIVVAGDSPQATAAAVPQVAALVQDTDNVLAVTPPQLSPDGRTALLAVIPETGPTDPATEQVVDDIRGSVGGIQGVDVLLTGVTAIGIDVSEKLADALPVYLLLVVGLSIVLLMLVFRSLLVPVKAALGFLLTVAATFGLTVAVFQEGHLAELVGLDTPGPLISFLPILLIGILFGLAMDYEVFLVSRMREDFVHGDTARQATINGMGHGARVVTAAALIMISVFGGFVFMEDPVIKSMGFALAVGVAIDAFVVRMTIVPAVMSLLGDAGWWLPRWLNRVLPNVDVEGEGLRHHLAEQEPART, from the coding sequence ATGTCGACCCTGCTCTACCGGCTCGGCCGCGGCGCGATGCGCAGACGGCGCCTCGTCGCCACGATCTGGCTCGTCGTGCTCGCCGGTCTCGGCCTGGCGGCCCTGACCCTGCGCGGCCCGACGGCGAGCGACTTCAGCATGCCCGGCACCGAGTCGCAGCAGGCGAAGGACCTGCTCGACGAGCAGTTCTCGGAGGCCAGCGGCGCCACCGGCACGATCGCGCTCAAAGCTCCACAGCCGGGCCTGCTCGGCACGCCACAGGGCCAGGCGGTAGCCACCGAGGTAACCCAGGAGGCAGCGACGCTGCCCGGCGTTGTCACTGCGGTCGACCCGCTCACGGCCCAGGCCATCACCCCCGACGGCCAGTACGGACTGATCCAGGTCCAGTTCGCCGAGGGCGCCGACAAGGTCACCAACGAAGAGCGGGAGGCGTACGAGCAGGTCGGCGCCGCGGCCAAGGCGCAGGGCTGGCAGGTAGCCCCCGGCGGTGAGGTACTCAACGCCGAACCGGAGCTCGGCTCGAGCGAGGCGATCGGCGTGGTGATCGCGGCGATCGTCCTGGTCATCACCTTCGGCTCGCTGGTGGCGGCGGGAATGACCATGCTGAACGCGCTGATCGGGGTCGGCGTCGGCATGGCCGCCCTGTTCGCGCTCAGCGGCGTGGTCGAGTTGACCAGCACCGCGCCGATCCTCGCCCTGATGCTCGGTCTCGCGGTCGGCATCGACTACTCGCTCTTCATCACCTCCCGCTACCGACAGAACCTGCTCGAGGGGCTGCCGCCGGACGAGGCGGTCGGCCGGGCGGTCGGCACCGCCGGGTCAGCCGTACTCTTCGCCGGCGCCACCGTGGTCATCGCGCTGGCCGGTCTGGCGGTGGTGAACATCCCGTTCCTGACCGTGATGGGTCTGGCCGCCGCCGGAACGGTTGTCGTCGCCGTGCTGGTCGCCCTCACCCTGCAGCCGGCGCTGCTCGGCTTCGCCGGCCGGCGGGTGCTCCGCCGCAGGCAACGGCACCACTACGGGGCCACCCCGACCGAACCGGGAACGGACGCACCCGAGCCGACCGCGCCCGCCGAGGACCGCACCACGTTCGGCTTCCGCTGGGCTCGGCTGGCCATCCGGTTCCGGGTGCCGGTGATCCTGGTGGGCCTGCTCGGGCTGGGCGCGCTCGCGCTGCCCACCTCCGACATGCGGCTGGCCCTCCCGGACCAGGGAACCGCACCGGTCGGCTCACCGGCCCGGGTCTCCAACGACCTGATCAGCGAGGGCTTCGGGCCGGGCTTCACCGGTCGGCTGGCGATCGTGGTGGCTGGGGACAGCCCGCAGGCGACGGCAGCGGCCGTACCCCAGGTCGCGGCCCTGGTCCAGGACACCGACAACGTCCTGGCCGTGACGCCGCCGCAGCTGAGTCCGGACGGGCGAACCGCCCTCCTCGCCGTGATCCCGGAGACCGGGCCCACCGACCCCGCGACCGAGCAGGTGGTGGACGACATCCGCGGCTCGGTCGGCGGCATCCAGGGCGTGGACGTGCTGCTTACCGGTGTGACCGCGATCGGCATCGACGTCTCCGAGAAGCTCGCCGACGCACTGCCGGTCTATCTGCTCCTGGTGGTCGGGCTGTCGATCGTGCTGCTGATGCTGGTGTTCCGCTCGCTGCTGGTGCCGGTGAAGGCCGCGCTGGGCTTCCTGCTCACCGTGGCGGCCACCTTCGGGCTCACCGTCGCGGTCTTCCAGGAGGGCCACCTCGCCGAGTTGGTCGGTCTGGACACACCGGGGCCGCTGATCAGCTTCCTGCCGATCCTGCTCATCGGTATCCTCTTCGGCCTGGCGATGGACTACGAGGTCTTCCTCGTCTCCCGGATGCGGGAGGACTTCGTCCACGGCGACACCGCCCGGCAGGCCACCATCAACGGAATGGGGCACGGCGCCCGGGTGGTCACCGCGGCCGCGCTCATCATGATCTCCGTCTTCGGTGGCTTCGTCTTCATGGAAGACCCGGTCATCAAGTCGATGGGCTTCGCGCTAGCGGTCGGCGTCGCCATCGATGCGTTCGTGGTCCGGATGACGATCGTGCCGGCGGTCATGTCCCTGCTCGGCGATGCCGGATGGTGGCTGCCGCGCTGGCTGAACCGGGTCCTGCCCAACGTTGACGTGGAGGGTGAGGGTCTGCGTCACCACCTGGCGGAGCAGGAGCCCGCCCGCACCTGA